The following coding sequences lie in one Heyndrickxia oleronia genomic window:
- a CDS encoding DedA family protein, producing the protein MEAWITNIMDEFGYVGIFLLIALENIFPPIPSEVILTFGGFMTTSSDLSVMGVIIVSTLGSVFGAIALYGIGRLLDVERLERIIEKWGHILRLTKKDLHKGNDWFNKYGIWTVFFCRLIPLIRSLISIPAGMSHMNIGLFLLFTTIGTLIWNTILVNVGAAVGASWETIVGYMDVYSNIVYAILAVLIILFVILFIKKRLAKQ; encoded by the coding sequence ATGGAAGCTTGGATAACAAATATAATGGATGAGTTCGGGTATGTCGGGATTTTTCTTTTAATCGCATTAGAAAATATCTTCCCACCGATCCCATCAGAGGTCATTCTTACATTTGGAGGTTTTATGACTACCTCCTCTGATTTAAGTGTAATGGGGGTAATTATTGTATCGACCTTGGGATCAGTTTTTGGTGCTATTGCTCTTTATGGAATTGGGCGTCTGCTCGATGTGGAAAGATTAGAAAGAATTATTGAAAAATGGGGACATATACTGCGCTTAACAAAAAAAGATCTTCATAAGGGAAATGATTGGTTTAATAAATATGGGATATGGACGGTTTTTTTCTGTCGCTTAATTCCTTTAATTAGAAGCCTAATTTCGATACCAGCAGGAATGTCACATATGAATATTGGTTTATTCCTACTATTTACTACTATAGGGACATTAATATGGAATACCATTTTAGTGAATGTAGGTGCTGCAGTTGGGGCTTCATGGGAAACAATAGTTGGATATATGGATGTCTACTCAAATATCGTCTACGCGATATTAGCCGTGCTGATTATTTTATTTGTCATTTTATTTATCAAAAAGAGATTAGCCAAACAATAG
- a CDS encoding SRPBCC family protein translates to MLATIKKVDDYYIARYEHHFPHDLKKVWAMLTDNGELKKWFSELRVADLREGGLITFNMGDGTFEEMQITELKMYSVLEYTWAADRVRFELYKEPEGCLLIFIETIKEITNHTPKDLAGWHVCLQVIQALLDGRTVQSRKNEWEIWYEKYKQAIKSIAEN, encoded by the coding sequence ATGTTAGCTACTATAAAAAAGGTTGATGATTATTACATTGCTAGATATGAACACCATTTTCCACACGATTTAAAAAAAGTGTGGGCGATGCTAACAGATAATGGAGAATTAAAAAAGTGGTTTTCAGAATTAAGAGTTGCAGATCTTCGTGAAGGTGGGCTGATTACGTTTAATATGGGGGATGGCACCTTTGAGGAGATGCAAATTACTGAACTGAAAATGTATTCGGTATTGGAATATACATGGGCTGCGGATCGTGTCCGTTTCGAATTATATAAAGAGCCTGAAGGATGTTTATTAATTTTTATTGAGACGATAAAGGAAATAACGAATCACACGCCAAAGGATCTTGCAGGATGGCATGTTTGTCTACAGGTTATCCAGGCATTATTAGATGGAAGAACTGTACAATCACGAAAAAATGAGTGGGAAATCTGGTATGAGAAGTATAAACAAGCAATAAAAAGTATAGCAGAGAACTAA
- a CDS encoding response regulator transcription factor, whose protein sequence is MNKVLIIEDDEQISTLLQEYLQKYGYSVEIVNDFENILQAFLQVQPDLVLLDVNLPRYDGFYWCRQIRTKSTCPILFISARADKMDQVLALQNGADDYITKPFYPEVVLAKVESNIRRAYGSYALDKKIRKLHVSGLTLFPETLELQYGKSKTEISLKEANLLELLMEHPKQVVGRVHMLDVLWDDHQFVGENTLNVYITRVRKRLKDLGLGDVIETVRGAGYRLNLSEEDQS, encoded by the coding sequence TTGAACAAAGTATTAATCATAGAAGATGATGAGCAGATAAGCACTTTATTACAAGAATATTTGCAGAAATACGGTTATTCTGTGGAAATAGTGAATGATTTCGAAAATATACTACAGGCTTTTTTACAGGTCCAACCAGATCTTGTGTTATTAGATGTCAATCTTCCGCGTTATGACGGTTTTTACTGGTGCAGGCAAATCAGAACAAAATCAACCTGTCCTATTTTATTTATTTCAGCAAGAGCCGATAAAATGGATCAAGTCCTTGCTCTACAAAACGGTGCGGATGATTATATAACGAAGCCTTTTTATCCAGAAGTAGTGTTAGCAAAAGTAGAGAGCAATATACGAAGAGCATATGGTAGCTATGCGTTAGATAAAAAGATTAGAAAGCTTCACGTTTCGGGACTGACCCTTTTTCCAGAAACATTAGAACTTCAATATGGGAAGAGCAAAACGGAAATTAGTCTGAAGGAAGCTAATCTGTTGGAATTACTAATGGAGCATCCGAAACAGGTGGTTGGAAGAGTTCATATGTTAGATGTTTTATGGGATGATCATCAATTTGTAGGTGAAAACACATTGAATGTTTATATCACTCGGGTACGTAAACGATTAAAGGATTTGGGATTAGGTGATGTGATAGAAACAGTAAGAGGAGCAGGCTATCGATTGAATCTTTCAGAGGAGGATCAATCATGA
- the tet gene encoding tetracycline resistance ribosomal protection protein gives MKIINIGIVAHVDAGKTSLTERILFETAVIDKIGKVDHGNTQTDSMELERRRGITIKASVVSFFLKDVKINLIDTPGHADFIAEVERSLSVLDGAILVISAVEGIQAQTKILMSILKKLRIPTLIFINKIDRMGAKSTRLIENIKEKLIENIIPLYTVEKLGTKEAKIVQKQFNAESDPYFFEESLLALNDDFLLEAYVNERKITEEQIKAIMINRIKEGKLCPVYFGSAMTGIGVRELLNGVETMLPVSHGLEKESLSGTVFKIEREASGEKIAYIRVFSGTIHVREYVKINRKNIEKTINTHTEKIKKIHQFYNGSSVISPKVIAGDFCKVWGLKDIKIGDLVGEWSDKIMNIPFAAPQLETQIKPVQKEKTHDLYQALMEMSEEDPLIHVLKDDFHHDLFIRIFGEVQKEVIHSVLKEKYHVEVTFSETRVICIEKPKGIGQALERMGEADNPFYGTVGFRVEPGEFGSGKTYKLGVELGSLPLAFHKAIEETVFDVLKQGLFGWEVEDIVVTLTHTGYASPVTTASDFRKLVPLVLMEALVKAGTDVYEPMNKFELSVPANSISQAMFKLSAIQAEFTEPFFRRDSYILKGTLPMAVTEKFKRNLYSFTEGEGIFIAKPYGYKKMVSDFPVRKRVDFNPLNRKDYLLHVMKAY, from the coding sequence ATGAAAATAATAAATATAGGGATCGTAGCGCATGTAGACGCTGGAAAGACGAGTTTGACTGAACGTATCTTATTTGAGACTGCTGTGATTGATAAGATCGGAAAAGTCGATCACGGAAATACTCAAACAGACTCAATGGAATTAGAAAGAAGAAGAGGGATTACGATTAAGGCATCAGTCGTTTCTTTTTTTCTAAAAGATGTAAAGATTAATTTAATTGATACTCCTGGACATGCGGATTTTATTGCGGAAGTGGAGCGATCCCTCTCAGTTTTAGATGGTGCGATTCTTGTCATTTCTGCTGTGGAAGGGATCCAAGCCCAGACTAAAATATTAATGAGCATTCTTAAAAAGTTAAGGATACCGACCCTCATTTTTATCAATAAAATTGATCGCATGGGGGCAAAGTCAACGAGATTAATTGAGAATATAAAAGAAAAACTGATAGAAAATATTATTCCGTTATATACCGTAGAAAAATTGGGAACGAAGGAAGCCAAGATTGTTCAAAAACAATTTAATGCAGAATCAGATCCTTATTTTTTTGAAGAGAGTCTATTGGCATTGAATGACGATTTTTTATTAGAAGCTTACGTAAACGAGAGAAAAATCACAGAAGAACAAATAAAAGCCATCATGATCAATCGAATAAAGGAAGGTAAGCTCTGTCCTGTTTATTTTGGCTCAGCTATGACTGGTATTGGTGTAAGGGAATTGCTTAATGGGGTTGAAACGATGCTTCCCGTTAGTCATGGTTTAGAAAAAGAGTCATTATCAGGGACAGTGTTCAAGATTGAGAGAGAAGCATCAGGTGAAAAGATTGCGTATATTAGAGTTTTTTCTGGGACCATTCATGTTAGAGAATATGTAAAGATCAATCGAAAAAATATAGAAAAGACAATAAATACACACACTGAAAAAATTAAAAAGATTCACCAATTCTATAACGGAAGCAGTGTGATATCGCCAAAAGTAATAGCCGGGGACTTTTGTAAAGTTTGGGGCTTGAAGGATATTAAAATTGGCGATCTTGTAGGTGAATGGTCCGATAAAATCATGAATATTCCTTTTGCGGCCCCGCAGCTAGAAACACAGATTAAACCAGTACAAAAGGAAAAAACGCATGATCTTTATCAAGCATTGATGGAAATGTCTGAGGAGGATCCTCTTATACATGTATTAAAGGATGACTTTCATCATGACCTCTTCATCCGTATATTTGGAGAAGTTCAAAAAGAGGTTATTCACTCGGTTTTAAAAGAGAAATATCATGTAGAAGTTACCTTTTCTGAAACAAGAGTCATCTGTATTGAAAAACCAAAAGGGATCGGTCAGGCATTAGAAAGAATGGGGGAGGCAGATAACCCCTTCTATGGGACAGTGGGTTTTCGAGTAGAACCTGGTGAATTTGGTAGCGGTAAGACCTATAAACTAGGAGTGGAACTCGGTTCTTTGCCTTTGGCGTTTCATAAAGCCATTGAAGAGACGGTTTTTGATGTATTAAAGCAAGGATTGTTTGGATGGGAAGTAGAAGATATTGTCGTAACTCTTACACATACTGGATATGCAAGTCCCGTCACAACAGCGAGTGATTTTAGAAAGTTAGTTCCATTAGTATTAATGGAGGCACTTGTGAAAGCGGGCACGGATGTATATGAGCCAATGAACAAATTTGAATTAAGTGTTCCTGCTAACTCTATTAGCCAAGCAATGTTTAAACTTTCAGCGATTCAGGCAGAATTTACAGAACCATTCTTTCGTAGGGATTCCTATATTCTGAAAGGGACGCTTCCTATGGCTGTAACTGAGAAATTCAAGAGAAATCTTTACTCATTTACAGAAGGTGAAGGTATATTTATTGCCAAACCATATGGATATAAAAAAATGGTGAGTGATTTTCCAGTAAGAAAACGAGTAGACTTTAATCCTCTAAATAGGAAAGATTATTTACTACATGTAATGAAGGCATATTAG
- a CDS encoding ABC transporter ATP-binding protein translates to MSKRKARPQSGGPGHGGGHMMMGQQKAKDFKGTLWRLLSYLKPFRNRLIAVIAAAIMSTIFMIAGPKIMGNAITKLFEGIYGKLTGVPGAEIDFGAVGQLLLLLAGLYVISSLFSYIQQYLMSIVAQKTVYQLREDVNQKLEKLPLKYYDGRPNGETLSRVTNDVDLIGSTLQQSATQFITSIVTIVGIIIMMLTISPLLTLISIISLPLSIFVIRPVLKRSQKHFMDQQRSLGQLNGHIEEMYTGHQVVKAFGHERKAIAQFDEVNEELYQAGRKAQFISGIIMPMMFFIGNLSYVLISIIGGILVIKRSISIGDIQAFITYSRQFTQPITQTANIANIIQSTVAAAERVFELLDEEEEIPESKVASLTEAKGAVTFEHVDFGYGKDLLIKDMNIDVKPGQTVAIVGPTGAGKTTLINLLMRFYELNGGKIKIDGIDTREISREDLRTTFGMVLQDTWLFNGTIKENLAYGKIGATDEEIYQAAKAARADHFIRTLPEGYDTVLNEEASNISQGQKQLLTIARAILADPPIMILDEATSSVDTRTELLIQQAMNRLMEDRTSFVIAHRLSTIRDADLILVMNQGKVIEQGTHQDLLEVDGFYADLYNSQFSKTAAV, encoded by the coding sequence ATGAGTAAAAGAAAAGCAAGACCTCAAAGCGGTGGACCTGGTCATGGCGGCGGGCACATGATGATGGGACAACAGAAAGCAAAAGATTTTAAAGGAACATTATGGAGATTACTAAGCTATTTAAAACCATTTCGAAATCGTTTAATTGCTGTAATTGCGGCAGCGATTATGAGTACCATTTTTATGATTGCAGGACCAAAAATAATGGGGAATGCCATTACTAAATTATTTGAAGGCATCTATGGAAAACTAACTGGCGTACCAGGAGCAGAAATTGATTTTGGGGCTGTTGGACAGTTGTTATTGTTATTAGCTGGACTATATGTCATTAGTAGTTTATTTAGTTATATTCAGCAGTACCTAATGTCAATTGTTGCCCAAAAAACTGTTTATCAATTAAGAGAAGATGTGAACCAAAAGTTAGAAAAACTTCCACTTAAATATTATGATGGTCGTCCAAATGGTGAAACATTAAGTCGTGTGACCAATGACGTAGATTTAATAGGGAGTACCCTTCAACAAAGTGCGACTCAGTTTATTACATCTATTGTGACCATTGTTGGAATCATTATTATGATGCTGACGATCAGCCCACTTCTGACATTGATATCGATCATTAGTTTGCCGTTATCGATTTTTGTCATTCGACCTGTATTGAAGAGATCACAGAAGCATTTTATGGATCAACAGCGCTCACTTGGTCAGTTAAACGGACATATTGAAGAAATGTATACAGGTCATCAAGTGGTGAAGGCTTTTGGTCATGAGAGAAAAGCGATTGCTCAGTTTGATGAGGTGAATGAAGAATTATATCAAGCAGGAAGGAAAGCTCAATTTATCTCGGGAATTATTATGCCGATGATGTTTTTTATTGGGAATTTGAGCTATGTCCTGATTAGCATAATTGGAGGAATCTTAGTCATTAAGCGATCAATTTCAATAGGAGATATCCAAGCATTTATTACGTATTCACGCCAGTTTACGCAACCGATTACTCAGACTGCTAATATTGCTAATATCATTCAATCTACAGTTGCAGCGGCAGAACGGGTTTTTGAATTATTGGATGAAGAAGAAGAAATCCCGGAATCAAAGGTAGCTAGTCTCACTGAGGCAAAGGGTGCAGTGACATTTGAACATGTTGATTTTGGTTACGGGAAGGACTTGTTAATAAAGGATATGAATATTGATGTAAAACCAGGGCAAACCGTTGCAATCGTAGGACCAACAGGAGCAGGAAAGACAACCTTAATCAATCTTTTAATGAGATTTTATGAATTAAATGGCGGGAAAATAAAAATTGATGGTATTGATACACGGGAAATTTCACGTGAAGATTTGCGAACAACATTTGGAATGGTTCTACAGGATACATGGCTGTTTAATGGAACCATTAAAGAAAATTTGGCTTACGGAAAAATTGGGGCAACAGATGAGGAAATTTATCAAGCTGCCAAGGCAGCTCGTGCGGACCATTTTATTCGAACACTCCCCGAAGGCTATGACACAGTTTTAAACGAAGAAGCTTCGAATATTTCTCAGGGGCAAAAACAGCTTCTTACGATTGCCCGAGCGATACTTGCAGACCCACCTATTATGATATTAGATGAGGCGACATCGAGTGTTGATACACGGACCGAGCTACTTATCCAACAAGCAATGAATCGATTAATGGAGGATCGAACTAGCTTTGTCATTGCTCATCGTCTTTCAACAATCAGAGATGCTGATCTAATTCTAGTCATGAATCAAGGAAAGGTGATTGAACAAGGTACACATCAAGATTTATTAGAGGTAGATGGATTTTATGCGGATCTTTATAATAGCCAATTTTCTAAAACAGCTGCCGTATAG
- a CDS encoding PadR family transcriptional regulator, whose translation MNKEMLKGTIDLLILSILKEKENYGYEISKEIKERTEGMFEIQEATLYLSLKRLEKQGAITSYWGNESHGGRRKYYAITEDGFVLLQRFIHDWNQMTKMVDRFI comes from the coding sequence TTGAATAAAGAAATGCTGAAAGGAACGATTGATCTTCTCATTCTTTCCATTCTTAAAGAAAAAGAGAATTATGGCTATGAAATTTCCAAAGAGATAAAAGAACGTACAGAAGGTATGTTTGAAATTCAGGAAGCGACACTTTATCTATCCTTGAAGCGATTAGAGAAGCAAGGAGCAATTACATCTTATTGGGGAAATGAAAGCCATGGTGGGAGACGCAAATATTATGCCATTACAGAAGACGGTTTTGTTTTATTACAAAGGTTTATTCATGATTGGAATCAAATGACGAAAATGGTTGACCGTTTTATTTAA
- a CDS encoding flavodoxin family protein, which produces MSIAVIYGGTRTNGNSEELTKYTIQGLEVESIFLTDYTIQPIVDGRHATEGFHEVNDDYNAIIERILPHDIFIFSTPIYWYSMSGVMKNFIDRWSQTLRDINYPQFKEKMATKKAYVIAVGGDQPNIKGLPMIQQFQHIFDFMGITFEGYILGEGNKPGDIAEDKNALYAAEQIQKKLKEGLSN; this is translated from the coding sequence ATGTCAATTGCCGTTATTTATGGTGGGACTAGAACAAATGGAAATTCAGAAGAATTAACTAAGTACACTATTCAAGGATTAGAAGTGGAAAGCATATTTTTAACAGATTATACGATTCAGCCCATAGTGGATGGACGACATGCAACAGAGGGATTTCATGAAGTGAATGACGATTATAACGCAATTATTGAACGGATTTTACCTCATGACATTTTCATTTTTTCTACCCCTATTTATTGGTATAGTATGTCTGGTGTGATGAAAAATTTTATTGATCGTTGGTCACAAACATTGCGTGACATAAATTATCCGCAATTCAAAGAAAAAATGGCCACAAAAAAGGCATACGTTATAGCTGTTGGCGGAGACCAACCAAATATTAAAGGACTTCCGATGATTCAACAATTCCAGCATATCTTTGATTTTATGGGAATCACATTTGAGGGCTATATCCTAGGTGAGGGAAATAAACCTGGCGATATTGCAGAGGATAAAAATGCTTTATATGCAGCTGAACAAATTCAAAAAAAGCTAAAAGAAGGGTTGTCTAATTAG
- a CDS encoding sensor histidine kinase, with protein sequence MKLFLKDHLFLIVFNIIQLLLIISIYWLNGNHDLSIALYSLFFGGCLLIAYLLFRFFTHFSFYKKLSKQEPMHTLEETVHGKEIFAVPVALQEVLQNQYQQYKQDIHRYEYQQRNHRTFTNQWVHQMKTPISVIHLLLKGKIEPIFDDIHDQVDRIEKGLEMILYMSRLDSFEPDFHIESVDLKKLVSEVVHENKRLLIRNEVYPVIEISEIMEVLTDAKWLRFILNQLLTNAVRYSAGYGNSVVIAAVKKGTEQIIEVRDQGVGIPKQDIERVFEPYYTGENGRKYKESTGMGLYLTAEICKQLGHDISLKSVVNKGTTVSLSFRNLQ encoded by the coding sequence ATGAAGCTCTTTTTGAAGGATCATCTTTTCTTAATTGTATTCAATATAATTCAGCTTTTATTGATCATTAGTATTTACTGGTTAAATGGAAATCATGATCTATCGATTGCACTTTATTCTCTCTTCTTTGGAGGATGTTTATTAATTGCTTATTTACTTTTTCGTTTTTTTACCCATTTTTCCTTCTATAAAAAGCTTTCCAAGCAAGAACCTATGCATACTCTAGAGGAGACGGTTCATGGGAAGGAAATTTTTGCAGTGCCAGTAGCATTACAGGAAGTTTTACAGAATCAATACCAACAATATAAGCAAGACATACATCGATATGAATACCAGCAGAGAAATCATCGAACCTTTACGAATCAATGGGTCCATCAAATGAAAACGCCCATTTCAGTTATTCATTTATTGCTGAAAGGTAAGATTGAGCCTATTTTTGATGATATTCATGATCAAGTAGATCGGATTGAAAAAGGATTGGAAATGATTTTATATATGTCTCGTTTGGATTCGTTTGAACCGGATTTTCATATTGAATCGGTAGATTTGAAGAAACTTGTTAGTGAAGTGGTTCATGAAAACAAACGCTTACTCATTCGTAACGAGGTGTACCCTGTTATTGAAATATCAGAGATAATGGAAGTATTAACAGATGCCAAATGGTTAAGGTTTATTCTCAATCAATTATTAACGAATGCCGTTCGCTACTCGGCGGGTTATGGAAATTCAGTCGTTATTGCCGCAGTCAAAAAGGGTACAGAACAAATAATTGAGGTAAGGGATCAGGGGGTAGGGATCCCTAAGCAGGACATTGAGCGTGTGTTTGAACCTTATTATACTGGTGAAAATGGTCGCAAATATAAGGAGTCAACTGGTATGGGGCTTTATTTAACTGCTGAAATTTGTAAACAGTTAGGCCATGATATTTCGTTGAAATCGGTTGTTAACAAGGGAACGACTGTGAGTTTAAGTTTTAGAAATTTACAATAG
- a CDS encoding CynX/NimT family MFS transporter, with product MSSQQVSVHQEHTSTVSVKSKAILFIIGIIFIAANLRAPLTSVGPLVAPIRDSLGISNTLAGTLTTVPLLAFALLSPFAPKLSRKFGMETVLFTSLILIAVGITLRTLQSVWTLFGGTVLLGLGIAFGNVLLPSIIKQRFPKKIGLMTGVYAVAMNLCAAIASGLSVPVSSKIGWHGALGYWGFIAFIAILFWIPQIRTHKIKAETKTNQQSSVNLWKSGLAWQITLFMGLQSLIFYTIVAWLPEILKEQGVSSNSAGWMLSLMQFAIIPFTFIVPIIAGRMKNQLALVVLTALFFIVGMFGVLYGSVALIPLWIIIIGIAGGAAFSLAMMFFSLRTRSTHEAAELSGMAQSFGYLLAAIGPTLFGILHDLTHSWSLPLWMLIIASFLILVSGMSAGKDQFIKVKHDG from the coding sequence ATGAGTTCACAACAAGTATCAGTTCACCAAGAACATACATCAACAGTAAGTGTAAAATCAAAAGCGATATTATTTATCATTGGAATTATTTTTATTGCTGCAAACCTTAGAGCACCATTGACATCAGTCGGACCATTAGTTGCCCCAATTCGGGACAGTTTAGGAATATCAAATACATTGGCAGGGACACTAACAACTGTTCCACTTCTTGCCTTCGCCCTCCTTTCACCTTTTGCACCAAAACTTTCACGCAAATTTGGAATGGAGACTGTTCTCTTTACTTCATTAATTTTAATAGCAGTTGGCATCACGTTAAGAACCTTACAAAGCGTCTGGACTTTATTTGGAGGGACCGTCCTACTCGGATTAGGAATTGCGTTTGGTAATGTATTACTACCAAGTATCATTAAACAGAGATTCCCGAAAAAAATAGGATTGATGACAGGTGTTTACGCTGTTGCCATGAATTTATGTGCTGCGATTGCATCAGGATTAAGTGTACCTGTTTCATCAAAAATCGGTTGGCATGGTGCATTAGGCTACTGGGGATTTATCGCATTTATCGCTATCCTATTTTGGATCCCACAAATTCGTACTCATAAAATAAAGGCTGAAACAAAAACGAATCAACAATCTTCAGTGAATTTATGGAAATCAGGTTTGGCTTGGCAGATAACTCTCTTTATGGGATTACAGTCACTGATATTTTATACAATTGTTGCTTGGCTTCCTGAAATCCTTAAAGAACAAGGGGTCAGCTCCAATTCAGCCGGATGGATGTTATCGTTAATGCAGTTTGCTATCATTCCCTTTACTTTTATCGTGCCAATTATTGCCGGTAGAATGAAAAATCAGCTTGCTTTAGTTGTTCTTACTGCTCTTTTCTTTATCGTAGGAATGTTTGGGGTTCTTTATGGAAGTGTAGCACTTATACCATTATGGATCATTATTATAGGTATTGCTGGGGGAGCAGCATTCAGCTTAGCTATGATGTTTTTCAGTTTACGGACCCGAAGTACACATGAAGCAGCTGAGCTTTCAGGGATGGCCCAATCATTTGGCTATCTGCTTGCAGCCATTGGTCCTACATTATTTGGTATATTACATGATCTTACACATAGCTGGTCTCTACCTTTATGGATGCTAATTATTGCCTCCTTTCTTATTTTAGTTTCTGGTATGAGTGCTGGAAAAGATCAATTTATAAAAGTTAAGCATGATGGTTAA
- a CDS encoding ABC transporter ATP-binding protein, with protein MEIVKINRLSKIYNGKVNYRALTDIDLTIKQGEFVGIMGPSGSGKTTLLNLISTIDQPTSGEIFINGKNPNGLKKNDLAKFRRQEFGLVFQDFNLLDTLTIGENIILPLTLDRRSNKEMDEKLATIAEKLGITHILNKRTYEVSGGQKQRAAFARATIHSPSLLLADEPTGNLDSKSSRSVMEMMETINQTDHTTMLLVTHDPLAASYCHRIVFIKDGQLYNEIYRGENRQAFFQEIIDTLSFLGGNAHELSSISVE; from the coding sequence GTGGAGATTGTAAAAATTAACCGATTATCAAAAATCTATAATGGAAAAGTAAACTATCGTGCATTAACTGATATTGATTTAACAATAAAGCAAGGTGAATTTGTTGGGATTATGGGTCCGTCTGGAAGTGGGAAAACCACTTTATTAAATTTAATTTCAACGATAGATCAGCCAACGTCTGGGGAAATTTTTATTAACGGGAAAAACCCCAATGGATTGAAAAAAAATGACTTAGCAAAGTTTCGTCGTCAGGAATTCGGTCTAGTTTTTCAGGATTTCAACTTACTTGATACATTAACAATTGGTGAAAATATTATACTTCCTTTAACATTAGATCGAAGAAGCAATAAAGAAATGGATGAAAAGCTGGCAACCATAGCAGAAAAGCTGGGAATAACCCATATTTTAAATAAGCGAACCTATGAAGTATCTGGAGGGCAAAAACAACGTGCAGCGTTTGCAAGGGCAACAATTCATTCACCATCATTATTATTAGCAGATGAGCCGACAGGGAATTTAGATTCTAAATCCTCTCGCTCTGTCATGGAAATGATGGAAACTATTAATCAAACCGATCATACAACAATGCTATTAGTTACCCATGATCCACTTGCAGCAAGTTATTGTCATCGCATCGTTTTTATTAAGGATGGACAATTATACAATGAAATTTACCGTGGAGAAAATAGACAGGCATTTTTTCAGGAAATCATAGATACACTCTCTTTTTTAGGAGGCAATGCACATGAGCTTTCGTCAATTAGCGTGGAATAA
- a CDS encoding FadR/GntR family transcriptional regulator: MEISKTSRLSLVEQVVAQMEALIESGTWPIGYRIPPELELMGQFDVSRNTLREAIRALVHAGLLQTKQGSGTYVLTSSVLGAALEKRIQKASLLETLEVRQALEREAAHLASIRRNNEDIEQLRILLKKCQTAAKQKDRKEYVLSDMLLHKAIVDATHNSILIDLYDHMTTSIQASIENLAEMTNDVDFHIDPHKRLVHAIIDQNTDQAMAAVNEYIAQFKETLT, from the coding sequence ATGGAAATTTCAAAAACCAGTCGCTTATCTCTTGTTGAACAAGTAGTAGCACAAATGGAGGCCTTAATTGAATCTGGTACATGGCCAATTGGGTACCGCATTCCTCCAGAATTAGAATTAATGGGACAATTTGATGTAAGCCGGAATACATTACGTGAAGCGATACGAGCTCTAGTCCACGCAGGGCTTCTTCAAACAAAACAAGGTAGTGGTACATATGTACTAACATCCAGTGTGCTTGGAGCTGCACTAGAAAAACGAATTCAAAAGGCGAGTCTTCTGGAAACTTTGGAGGTTCGACAAGCACTTGAGAGGGAAGCCGCACATTTAGCTTCCATTAGAAGGAATAACGAAGATATCGAGCAATTAAGAATCCTGCTAAAAAAATGTCAAACGGCTGCTAAACAAAAGGATCGGAAGGAGTATGTATTATCAGATATGCTTCTCCATAAAGCAATTGTAGATGCTACTCATAACAGCATATTAATAGACTTGTATGACCATATGACTACCTCTATTCAAGCTTCTATTGAAAACCTTGCTGAAATGACGAATGATGTTGATTTTCATATTGATCCACATAAAAGACTTGTCCATGCCATTATCGATCAAAATACAGATCAAGCAATGGCAGCTGTTAATGAATATATTGCTCAATTTAAAGAAACTTTAACATAA